A single region of the Pseudomonas sp. GGS8 genome encodes:
- a CDS encoding UvrD-helicase domain-containing protein, whose translation MPNHLTLAVAGGRKTQGLIEHCKALPIERKIAVITFTQSNQHEIRNRLATQAGDRHNLEVLGWYTFLLRHFAQPFLRFKFPDERVGGFDFDGRPFRMARGKDRYMNKSNQVYGCELGRLAFELLETTPALLRRLECLYDEILFDEVQDLSGYDWEILQALLHSRIDLRMVGDVRQAVLSTNPRGQKNKKYGYAAALEWFREREAEGLLSINYATTTYRCRTEIATFSDSIFDADWDFPPTTSENHDVSGHDGVFLLHSKDLETYVERYQPRCMRYSASSGKRYELEYVNFKGSKGSTFERVLIVPTSKIEQFISKSTLLESTTAAAFYVAVTRAKQSLAIVIDKPGKSALPVWTP comes from the coding sequence ATGCCTAATCATCTGACATTGGCCGTAGCGGGCGGTCGAAAGACACAGGGACTGATTGAGCACTGTAAGGCCTTGCCAATCGAACGAAAAATCGCAGTAATCACATTTACCCAGTCGAATCAGCACGAGATTCGTAACCGCCTTGCCACACAGGCTGGAGACCGTCACAACCTTGAGGTACTGGGATGGTACACCTTCCTTCTGCGCCACTTCGCCCAACCTTTTTTGCGCTTCAAATTCCCGGATGAGCGGGTAGGGGGCTTTGATTTTGATGGCCGCCCGTTTCGAATGGCCCGTGGCAAAGATCGCTACATGAACAAAAGCAATCAGGTCTATGGCTGCGAGCTTGGCCGACTTGCGTTTGAGCTGCTGGAGACCACGCCTGCGCTGCTTCGCAGGCTGGAGTGCCTCTATGATGAGATCTTGTTCGATGAGGTACAGGATCTCAGCGGCTATGACTGGGAAATCCTGCAGGCATTGCTTCACTCTCGAATCGATTTGCGAATGGTCGGGGATGTTCGCCAGGCGGTTCTATCGACCAACCCGCGTGGTCAGAAGAATAAGAAATACGGCTATGCTGCTGCACTGGAGTGGTTCCGAGAACGCGAGGCAGAGGGGCTGTTGAGCATCAACTACGCGACGACCACCTACCGTTGTCGCACCGAGATCGCAACGTTCTCAGATTCCATCTTCGATGCTGACTGGGACTTTCCACCCACAACATCCGAGAACCACGATGTGTCGGGGCATGACGGCGTGTTCCTGCTGCACAGCAAAGATCTGGAAACATACGTCGAGCGCTATCAACCGCGCTGCATGCGCTATTCCGCCAGTTCAGGAAAGCGATACGAGCTCGAGTACGTCAATTTCAAAGGTTCGAAGGGTTCAACCTTCGAACGCGTCCTGATTGTCCCAACCAGCAAAATCGAACAATTCATCAGCAAATCAACACTGTTGGAATCCACTACGGCTGCCGCCTTCTATGTCGCGGTGACCCGGGCAAAGCAGAGCCTCGCGATCGTGATCGACAAGCCCGGAAAATCGGCGCTGCCTGTGTGGACGCCGTAG
- a CDS encoding site-specific integrase, producing the protein MTRTPRPIFESHGDFVDQDFTLGRPSMTSVDQYLDCFAPELKAIPGFLAARGYLRCYADNALTYSAYRGHVERLLLWSLIIREKPVNELKRLDAEAFLEFCKNPPASWVGSVIRNRFLANADDTSSSGSDLVPNQKWKPFTQRVPKQTRKMAEDTEEFPSADYHSSKGSMSNVFKIASGFYEYLVEEEIASSNPFRKVTKKGQYSSSQQESNSSRALTPLQWDYVIDTAEAMAAAEPAKHERTLFILITMFSMYLRISDIVGRSNWQPSMGDFRLDADGNWWFHVVGKGNKSGKIAVRDEYVEKYLKRYRTFIGLSPLPGYQEKTPLLKTLSGRAGLSDRQVRALLQAVFDNALVRMRDEGREPYEMDSLRVASSHWLRHTSATFDAPFRNAKDLQYDLRHSNLATTQNTYYHSHDQERALSVKRLGTRDRG; encoded by the coding sequence ATGACCCGCACTCCCCGGCCAATCTTTGAATCTCACGGTGACTTTGTAGATCAAGATTTCACCTTGGGCCGGCCCTCAATGACCAGCGTCGACCAGTATCTGGATTGCTTCGCACCAGAGCTCAAGGCAATCCCGGGCTTCCTGGCGGCACGTGGCTATCTACGTTGCTATGCGGACAACGCGCTCACATACAGCGCCTATCGTGGGCACGTAGAACGCCTGCTTCTGTGGTCGTTGATTATCCGTGAGAAGCCAGTTAACGAACTGAAAAGACTTGATGCCGAAGCCTTTCTGGAGTTTTGTAAGAACCCGCCGGCCAGTTGGGTTGGCTCAGTAATCCGCAATCGCTTTCTCGCCAATGCAGATGACACTTCATCTTCGGGCTCGGATTTAGTTCCTAATCAAAAATGGAAACCGTTTACACAGCGCGTGCCTAAACAAACTAGGAAGATGGCTGAAGATACTGAAGAATTTCCGAGTGCTGATTATCACTCTTCGAAAGGCAGCATGAGCAACGTATTCAAGATTGCAAGCGGCTTCTACGAGTATCTAGTCGAAGAAGAGATTGCCAGTTCCAATCCGTTTCGAAAGGTCACAAAAAAGGGACAGTACAGCTCATCCCAACAGGAGTCGAACTCCTCTCGTGCGTTAACGCCACTGCAATGGGACTACGTTATCGATACGGCGGAAGCGATGGCAGCGGCTGAGCCCGCAAAGCATGAGCGCACCCTGTTCATTCTCATCACGATGTTCAGCATGTATCTACGCATATCAGACATTGTTGGACGTTCCAATTGGCAGCCAAGCATGGGTGATTTCCGTCTGGATGCAGATGGAAACTGGTGGTTTCACGTGGTGGGTAAAGGGAATAAGTCCGGCAAGATTGCAGTGCGTGATGAGTACGTGGAAAAGTACCTTAAACGCTATCGCACATTTATCGGGCTAAGTCCATTGCCGGGCTACCAGGAGAAAACGCCGCTTCTAAAAACGCTGAGCGGGCGTGCTGGGCTCTCTGACAGGCAAGTGCGCGCCCTCCTCCAAGCCGTCTTCGACAACGCGCTGGTACGGATGCGTGATGAAGGACGCGAGCCCTACGAAATGGATAGCCTGCGGGTGGCATCGTCTCATTGGCTTCGCCACACCTCGGCCACGTTCGACGCGCCTTTCAGAAACGCCAAGGATCTCCAGTACGACCTGCGCCACTCGAATCTGGCAACGACTCAGAACACCTACTATCACTCCCATGATCAAGAGCGGGCGCTGTCCGTGAAGCGATTGGGGACGCGGGATAGAGGCTGA
- a CDS encoding ATP-dependent endonuclease encodes MITKIHIRGYRIYKDFTLRPNAKLNILVGDNDAGKSTLMEAIALALNGRIAGRGVLEELNPHWFNVDLVEQFVSQRKAGQKPALPEILIELYLQDNDELQGLCGAVNSEVPTNACPGVFLRFFPNEEYQDMLDEWLKNPNPLLPVEYYTYEWRSFADKELTKRPRTLSVATIDSRTVKSAAGVDYHLRQILSDHLEPPEKASISLDFREVKANMTSGALAPVNKRLSTLDASLQAEPMALAMDQTSRTSWESVVTPHVDGVPFAMAGQGQQAAIKISLAMRRHASNVKIVMIEEPENHLSHTSLTTLLERIESLASDDQQLFISTHSTYVLNRLGLDALHLLNRNSASKITALDPETVSYFKRLPGYDTLRLVLAKRVVLVEGPSDEIIFERVFSDLFDLRPITAGIDVVSMRGLALARCLELCAAINKPVAVMRDNDGVDPAELREPHKEWLDGVKRQLFIGAVADGYTLEPQLITVNTEAHLRDVLAIKPAANLLTWMTRAKTEGALRLASSKKKLHAPAYMKAAAEFIVNA; translated from the coding sequence TTGATTACCAAAATTCACATTCGCGGATACCGTATCTACAAGGATTTCACCCTGCGCCCAAACGCAAAGCTGAACATCCTGGTAGGGGACAATGACGCCGGAAAGTCGACCCTGATGGAGGCGATCGCGCTGGCGCTCAACGGGCGAATCGCAGGGAGAGGTGTGCTGGAGGAGCTGAATCCGCACTGGTTCAACGTTGACCTAGTGGAGCAGTTCGTATCGCAGCGCAAGGCCGGACAGAAACCCGCGCTGCCCGAAATTCTGATTGAGCTCTATCTGCAAGATAACGATGAACTTCAAGGGCTATGCGGTGCTGTCAACTCCGAAGTGCCCACAAACGCGTGCCCAGGTGTCTTCCTCAGGTTTTTCCCGAATGAGGAGTATCAGGACATGCTGGATGAGTGGCTAAAGAATCCCAATCCACTGCTGCCGGTCGAGTACTACACCTACGAATGGCGCTCTTTTGCTGACAAAGAGCTGACCAAACGTCCACGCACGCTGTCAGTGGCTACCATCGACTCCCGCACCGTCAAGTCGGCTGCCGGCGTGGACTACCACCTACGCCAGATCTTGAGCGACCACTTGGAGCCCCCTGAGAAAGCCTCCATTTCGCTCGACTTCCGGGAGGTGAAGGCAAATATGACCAGCGGCGCGCTGGCGCCAGTGAACAAGCGCCTCTCCACGCTGGATGCTTCCCTACAGGCTGAGCCCATGGCCCTGGCAATGGATCAGACCTCGCGTACGTCGTGGGAAAGCGTTGTGACGCCTCATGTGGACGGCGTGCCATTCGCGATGGCAGGCCAGGGACAACAAGCTGCGATAAAAATATCTCTAGCAATGAGGCGCCACGCCTCGAACGTCAAGATTGTGATGATCGAAGAGCCTGAGAACCACCTTTCCCACACAAGCTTGACCACGCTGCTGGAGCGTATTGAGTCGTTGGCTTCAGATGATCAGCAGCTCTTCATTTCGACTCACAGCACCTATGTCCTCAACCGACTCGGACTCGATGCGCTCCATCTGCTGAACCGTAACTCAGCGTCCAAAATCACAGCGCTTGATCCTGAAACGGTCAGCTACTTCAAGCGCCTGCCTGGCTATGACACGTTACGCCTTGTTCTGGCGAAAAGGGTTGTCCTGGTTGAGGGGCCTTCAGACGAAATCATTTTTGAAAGGGTGTTTTCGGATCTGTTCGACCTCCGACCGATCACTGCTGGCATCGATGTCGTCAGTATGCGCGGCCTGGCTCTCGCGCGTTGCTTGGAGCTTTGTGCCGCAATCAACAAACCGGTGGCAGTGATGCGAGATAACGACGGGGTTGATCCCGCTGAACTGCGTGAACCGCACAAGGAGTGGCTCGATGGGGTTAAGCGGCAGCTGTTCATCGGCGCCGTTGCCGATGGTTACACGCTGGAGCCTCAGCTGATCACTGTGAACACCGAAGCACACCTGCGTGATGTCTTGGCCATTAAGCCGGCAGCCAATCTGTTGACCTGGATGACGCGCGCGAAGACAGAAGGGGCTTTGCGTCTCGCAAGCTCAAAAAAGAAACTCCACGCCCCTGCCTACATGAAGGCTGCTGCGGAGTTCATCGTCAATGCCTAA
- a CDS encoding UvrD-helicase domain-containing protein — protein MGSAEEVNQTKQAPDILMPKGILARTLTALASAVLRSQKVHDSESWEHGSNHGYQQGWKTGANAGFRQGFDKGRNEGHEAGALEGHQRGLEEGFEAGKRIIELRPGRPVDVKGPQVDRNLFDDWRFPITEQIEREVREKVALYLKGQEPTADQWKMIFSKDPSTCIVAGAGSGKSTTMVLRLLVLHRYLAIPRDNIAVVTFTRESRKDFRRKLTEVFELWGITLTEKMTGQIVRTFHSRILDFIRWSQDHPKVSAFEFFSLKKGEDEDEEDELENVFDIRLTVEQLGLMYAAYQQTYEANKEFSELVAELVRRSSKLAPMSANSPEAKRRAGRMDECSRRDAELTETVERLWQQSGFWPIDGIQPGPFPLSLKGREFFANGYSEELDAYVVLGVGKNDRKLSLLSHPKMKLTGATTMKKTFFQVYCDKGIIFLDNYAEATSTLEILRGYVTKCPKFDYQIEGELGETPIMQAFHSAASFLENLGLDVSEAVDRMSFPEGSSDAIFFKALAIYWPAFNLYLSRQTPPIFTFNKMFEMFGERGEANLQELPDEVFMPMLHLLVDEFQDCGANTISWLRAVFREARRRRLHILTDTAVCPGSLMAVGDDWQSIYGWRGSSPKFFKDFEDYFPSPSTTHVLMKENYRSQQMVIDAAESLVKHQSNDDEKHGIASHPKVKDLAHPVQVLDRNDSHLAELVERHFDQGQTVLVLYRKNDTKREVQDKLGSVLAKAKRLKRSGNIKLLTYHGSKGLEADAVFLVGDCAQLSTSPHRNMAYRQAKLGEMGDPKPYDTAQGEETLRLAYVAITRAKQHCYWFVEPAQPLKGGLVSALARVSFKKPFFEDLRTR, from the coding sequence GTGGGATCCGCTGAAGAAGTAAATCAGACGAAGCAAGCACCTGACATCTTGATGCCCAAAGGAATTCTAGCCCGCACCCTAACGGCTCTGGCATCTGCAGTTCTTCGTTCCCAGAAAGTGCATGACAGTGAGTCCTGGGAACACGGTTCAAATCATGGCTATCAGCAGGGCTGGAAGACTGGCGCCAACGCTGGTTTCAGGCAAGGCTTTGACAAGGGGCGAAATGAAGGGCACGAGGCAGGTGCACTTGAGGGTCATCAGCGAGGTCTGGAAGAAGGGTTCGAAGCTGGAAAGCGTATCATCGAGCTTCGCCCCGGCCGACCTGTTGACGTCAAGGGCCCTCAGGTAGATCGCAATCTATTCGATGATTGGCGCTTCCCAATTACCGAGCAGATTGAGAGGGAGGTCAGAGAGAAAGTTGCGCTGTATCTAAAAGGCCAAGAGCCTACAGCAGACCAATGGAAAATGATTTTTTCCAAGGATCCTTCGACCTGTATCGTTGCTGGCGCAGGGAGCGGCAAATCTACAACGATGGTGCTGCGTCTGCTGGTATTGCACCGGTATTTAGCAATTCCAAGAGACAACATCGCAGTGGTGACGTTCACTCGCGAGTCTCGTAAAGACTTTCGGCGTAAGCTCACAGAGGTCTTCGAGCTTTGGGGAATCACGCTCACAGAGAAGATGACGGGCCAAATCGTCCGGACATTCCACTCAAGGATTCTCGACTTTATACGCTGGAGCCAAGATCACCCAAAAGTCAGCGCATTTGAGTTCTTCTCCCTCAAGAAGGGAGAAGACGAGGACGAGGAGGACGAGCTCGAGAATGTTTTCGATATCCGGCTGACCGTTGAGCAGTTAGGTCTGATGTATGCCGCCTATCAACAGACCTACGAGGCTAACAAGGAATTCAGTGAGTTGGTGGCTGAACTGGTGCGCCGATCATCTAAACTCGCTCCCATGAGTGCGAATTCGCCAGAGGCTAAAAGACGCGCCGGTCGAATGGATGAATGCTCCAGGCGTGATGCTGAGCTGACCGAAACCGTTGAACGCCTATGGCAGCAATCAGGTTTCTGGCCGATAGATGGCATCCAACCAGGCCCTTTTCCACTCTCGCTCAAAGGCAGAGAATTCTTTGCCAACGGCTACAGTGAAGAGCTAGATGCCTACGTCGTCCTCGGTGTGGGCAAGAACGATCGAAAGTTGTCTCTACTCTCTCATCCGAAGATGAAGCTCACAGGCGCTACGACCATGAAGAAAACCTTCTTCCAGGTCTACTGTGACAAGGGCATTATTTTTTTGGATAACTACGCTGAAGCCACCTCCACACTAGAAATTCTTCGAGGCTATGTCACCAAATGCCCGAAATTTGACTATCAAATCGAAGGTGAGCTGGGTGAGACACCTATCATGCAGGCCTTCCACTCGGCGGCTTCATTCCTCGAAAACCTCGGTCTCGATGTCTCGGAAGCCGTGGATCGTATGAGCTTCCCTGAAGGCAGCAGTGACGCAATCTTCTTCAAGGCATTGGCCATCTATTGGCCGGCATTCAATTTGTACCTGAGTCGCCAGACTCCGCCCATCTTCACCTTTAACAAAATGTTTGAGATGTTCGGAGAGCGAGGCGAGGCCAACCTGCAGGAACTACCGGATGAAGTGTTTATGCCAATGCTGCATCTGCTGGTCGATGAGTTCCAGGATTGCGGTGCGAACACAATTTCCTGGCTGAGGGCTGTCTTCAGAGAGGCTCGTCGTCGACGCCTACACATCTTGACCGATACAGCAGTGTGCCCTGGGTCGCTTATGGCGGTGGGTGATGATTGGCAAAGCATCTATGGCTGGCGCGGAAGCTCACCAAAATTCTTCAAGGATTTCGAGGACTACTTCCCGTCACCCAGCACCACGCATGTACTCATGAAGGAAAATTACCGCTCCCAGCAGATGGTCATTGATGCGGCTGAAAGCCTGGTCAAACATCAATCGAATGATGATGAGAAGCACGGAATAGCTTCACATCCAAAGGTCAAAGATCTGGCCCACCCGGTGCAGGTACTAGATCGAAATGACAGCCACCTCGCGGAACTTGTTGAGCGCCATTTCGACCAGGGGCAGACCGTACTTGTGCTTTACCGAAAGAATGACACCAAACGTGAGGTGCAGGACAAGCTTGGGTCTGTGCTAGCTAAGGCCAAAAGACTCAAGCGTTCCGGCAACATTAAGCTACTGACCTACCACGGATCTAAAGGGCTGGAGGCTGACGCGGTGTTTTTGGTCGGAGATTGCGCGCAGCTTTCAACTTCTCCCCATCGAAACATGGCCTATCGGCAGGCAAAACTGGGGGAGATGGGTGATCCCAAGCCTTATGACACCGCCCAAGGTGAGGAAACATTGCGCCTGGCCTATGTAGCCATCACCCGAGCGAAGCAACATTGCTATTGGTTCGTCGAGCCAGCTCAGCCTCTTAAGGGGGGGCTGGTCAGCGCGCTGGCGCGAGTGTCCTTCAAGAAGCCTTTCTTCGAAGATCTTAGAACTCGATAA